In Betaproteobacteria bacterium, a single window of DNA contains:
- a CDS encoding HlyD family efflux transporter periplasmic adaptor subunit codes for MGTQQRAASAALRLQREELAQNANLVDQGFVSRSRVLGLERNVADYESRHGENQAEMAKARQRVAELELRLIGLRNEAMEEAAEALKESTGRIFDLEERLRPTLDAAKRRTLVAPVDGEVMHMRVTTAGTIVGPRDPLLEIVPANPDLIVEAQARPEDIAGLREGAEADVRLTAFKRRTTPVVTGRVAYVAADRTQDRADLPPHYVFHVRVDGAALRDAGELSLRAGMPAEVYVRAGRTNSTAVPSRSHFRLSVSRPARTVSPIAITPGVRPGRPGISPWLHLAAP; via the coding sequence GTGGGGACGCAGCAGCGCGCTGCCTCGGCCGCGCTGCGCCTGCAACGCGAGGAGCTTGCCCAGAATGCGAACCTCGTCGACCAGGGCTTCGTATCCCGCAGCCGGGTGCTGGGCCTGGAGCGCAACGTGGCCGACTACGAGTCCCGTCATGGCGAGAACCAGGCGGAAATGGCGAAGGCACGGCAGCGTGTCGCCGAACTGGAACTGCGGCTGATCGGCCTGCGCAACGAAGCAATGGAAGAGGCCGCCGAAGCGCTGAAGGAATCCACCGGGCGCATCTTCGATCTGGAGGAGAGGCTGCGGCCGACGCTGGATGCGGCAAAGCGCCGAACCCTCGTCGCGCCGGTCGATGGCGAGGTCATGCACATGCGGGTGACCACCGCCGGCACCATCGTCGGCCCGCGCGACCCGCTCCTCGAGATCGTCCCCGCCAATCCGGACCTGATCGTCGAAGCGCAGGCCCGTCCCGAGGACATCGCCGGACTGCGCGAAGGTGCCGAGGCCGACGTGCGACTGACCGCTTTCAAGCGTCGCACCACCCCGGTGGTCACAGGCCGGGTCGCATACGTCGCCGCGGACCGCACGCAGGATCGCGCGGACCTCCCGCCCCACTACGTGTTTCATGTTCGCGTCGACGGCGCAGCGCTGCGGGATGCGGGTGAACTGTCGCTGCGCGCCGGTATGCCGGCCGAAGTCTACGTGCGAGCGGGAAGAACGAACAGCACTGCAGTACCTTCTAGATCCCATTTCCGGTTATCTGTCTCGCGCCCTGCGCGAACCGTGAGTCCGATAGCGATCACCCCGGGTGTTCGTCCCGGTCGCCCAGGAATTTCTCCGTGGCTGCACCTTGCCGCTCCGTAG
- a CDS encoding biotin/lipoyl-binding protein: MAPGVVKVDLERRVVQHREGGIVGQILVRNGDRVRTGQTLMVIDDVQVDAGADLVRTQLDAELARSARLDAERRLAGTITFPASLTARARDPKVRAHPRARKRSLPG, translated from the coding sequence GTGGCGCCGGGTGTGGTGAAGGTCGATCTCGAGCGCAGGGTCGTGCAGCACCGCGAAGGCGGCATCGTCGGCCAGATCCTGGTGCGCAACGGGGATCGGGTGCGCACCGGCCAGACGCTCATGGTGATCGATGACGTGCAGGTCGACGCGGGGGCCGATCTGGTGCGCACCCAACTCGATGCGGAACTCGCCCGCAGCGCGCGGCTCGACGCGGAACGCAGGCTGGCAGGCACCATCACTTTCCCGGCGAGTCTGACCGCCCGCGCGCGCGACCCCAAGGTCCGCGCGCATCCTCGAGCGCGAAAGCGCAGCCTGCCAGGCTAA